The following coding sequences are from one Camarhynchus parvulus unplaced genomic scaffold, STF_HiC, whole genome shotgun sequence window:
- the UBE2M gene encoding NEDD8-conjugating enzyme Ubc12, translating into MIKLFSLKQQKKEEESAGGTKSSSKKASAAQLRIQKDINELNLPKTCEIDFSDQDDLLHFRLLICPDEGFYKGGKFVFSFKVGQGYPHDPPKVKCETMVYHPNIDLEGNVCLNILREDWKPVLTINSIIYGLQYLFLEPNPEDPLNKEAAEVLQSNRRLFEQNVQRSLRGGYVGATYFERCLK; encoded by the exons ATGATCAAGCTGTTCTCgctgaagcagcagaagaaggaggaggaatcGGCGGGCGGCACCAAGAGCTCCAGCAAAAAGGCCTCGGCCGCGCAGCTCCGCATCCAGAAAG ACATCAACGAGCTGAACCTGCCCAAGACGTGTGAGATCGATTTCTCGGACCAGGACGATCTGCTGCACTTCCGCCTGCTCATCTGCCCCGACGAG ggtttCTACAAGGGCGGCAAATTCGTCTTCAGCTTCAAG gtgGGGCAGGGGTACCCTCACGACCCGCCCAAGGTGAAGTGTGAGACGATGGTGTACCACCCCAACATCGACCTGGAGGGCAACGTCTGCCTCAACATCCTCAG ggaGGACTGGAAGCCGGTGCTGACCATCAACTCCATCATCTACGGCCTGCAGTACCTGTTCCtg gAGCCGAACCCCGAGGACCCCCTGAACAAGGAGGCGGCCGAGGTGCTGCAGAGCAACCGGCGCCTGTTTGAGCAGAACGTGCAGCGCTCGCTGCGCGGCGGCTACGTGGGCGCCACCTACTTCGAGCGCTGCCTCAAGTGA